The following nucleotide sequence is from Chromobacterium rhizoryzae.
GGAGCTGGAGGAACGCAAACACCAGGCCCAGGCGCTGCTGCGCTTGCACGCGGTGCCCGGCGGCGTGGAGGCCGCGCTGTGGCAGGAGCTGGACACTGTTTACTTCCTGCGCCACGAGGCCAAGGAGATCGCCTGGCACGCGCGCCTGCTCAACCGCTTCGTCCACGCCGAGCAGCCCCTGGTCCGCGCCCGGCTGTCCGACGACCACGAGGGCATACAGGTGCTGATCTACACCCGGGACCGGCCGGAACTGTTCGCCCGCGCCTGCGCCTTCTTCGGCCGCACCCACTACAGCATCGCCGACGCCAAGGTCTACACCACCCGCCACGGCTACGCGCTGGACACCTTCCACGTCTTCGTGCCCGAGCATCATGACGGCGATTACCGCGACATGATCAATTTCATCGAGTTCGAACTGGCCGAATGCCTGCGCCAGGAGGGCGAACTGAGCTTGCCCGCCTCCGGCCGCATCAGCCGCCACCTCAAACACTTCCCGATCACGCCGCAAATCCTGATCCGCCCGGACGACAAGGCCAGCTTCTACGTGCTGTCCATCGTCGCCGGCGACCGCCCCGGCCTGCTGGCCCGCATCGCCAAAGTGCTGTCCGACTACCGGATGAATGTGCAATCCGCCAAGATCATGACCTTGGGCAGCCGCGCCGAGGACTCCTTCCTGATCTCCGGCCCCGGTCTTAGCGACGACAAAACCGTGCTGGCGCTGGAAAACGCCTTGCTGGCCGCGCTGCGGCTGTAAGCGCCCGTTTAACGCCAGGCGGGCAGGCGCCAGACAAAGCGTTTGCGGCCATGGCGGCGACTCTTCGAAATACTCATGCCGCTCATGAGCAAAGCGCTTCCCCGCTTACCCCTATCTTGCGCGCCAGGTCTTGAATAGACCCAGAACGCAAGCCGCAAACCATCAGGCATACTCATTAAACCAATTAGAAAAATGCATTGCCATTGTCATTTTTTTGCGTTTTGCATACAGATTCGACGCTGATCAACAATTTACTTGTCATCGATTGAGATTTGGGATTACACATTCAGCGTTCCCCATCGGGAGCAGCCCTTCCGCACCAAGGGCAACCAACCTGGACCAAAGGCGCGCCGTCGAGCGACTACAAGCCCGGTCCAAGGGCCCTGCCCAAGCGCAGGCCCGCGCGGTACTTCTTCAGAGGAGAAGTGAATGTTTGCCAAGCAATACACGGCCGCACTGGTGTCCGCCGCTTTCTTCAGCATCGCGGCGCAAGCAGCAAACCTCAACTGGCAATCCACCAACACCCTGGCTCACCCGGTACAGACGCTGACCCCGCAGGCGCAAGACAGCGGCGAAGTCGCCGCCGGCCAGAGCGTCCACGTCGCGGTGGCGCTGAAAGTGCGCAACAAGGCGCAGCTGGACGCGCTGACCCAGGACATCCTTCAAGGCCGCAGCAAGCGCTACCTGAGCAAGGCCGAGTTTCTGAGCCAGTTCTCCCCCACCGAGGCCCAGGCGCAAACCGTGGTCAAACACTTGCAGGCCAGCGGCTTCCGCAACATCAAAGTGGCGCCCAACCGGCTGCTGATCACCGCCGACGGCAGCGCCGCCACGGTCAAGGCCGGCTTCCAGACCTCGCTGCACCGCTACGACATCAATGGCCGCCAAGCCTTCGCCAATGTCGCCAACGCCCAGGTGCCCGGCGCGCTGGCCGACATCGTGCTGGCGGTGCACGGCCTGCAGAACGTGCATCAATTCCACACCGCGCTGCGCCATCCGACGCCGCAGGCCTTCAAGACGACCAGCGTCAGCGGCCACGCTCCCACCGACTTCCCGTCCATCTACAACGCGAACAGCCTGCCGCCGGCCAGCAACACCACCGTCGGCATCATCGCCGAAGGCGACCTGAGCCAGACGCTGAGCGATCTGCAGGACTTCGCCAGCGGCGCAGGCTACGGCGCGGTGGCCACCTCGGTGATCAATAGCGGCACGCCCAGCAGCGACACCTCCGGCACCGAGGAATGGAACCTGGACAGCCAGGACATCCTCGCCGCCGCCGGCGGCGCGGTGCAGCAGATGAACTTCTACGTGGCGCCGTCAATGACCAACGCCGACATCACCGCCGCCTTCAACGCCGCGGTCAGCGACGGCACGGCCAAGGTGGTCAACGTTTCGCTGGGCGAATGCGAGACCAGCGCCCAGAGCGACGGCATGACCGCCAGCGCCGACCAGATCTTCCAGGCGGCGGTGGCCCAGGGCCAGACCTTCTCGGTGTCCACCGGCGACTCCGGCTCCTACGAGTGCGGCGGCCGCACCGCGCGCCAGAGCTATCCGGCGGTGTCGCCCTACGTGATCGCGGTGGGCGGCACCACCCTGTCCACCAGCGGCAAGACCGCGTATCTGTCGGAAAGCACCTGGAACGGCGGCGGCGGCGGCCCCAGCTACACCGAAAACGCTCCGGCCTGGCAAAGCAGCGCCGGCGTGCTGACCATTTCCAAGACCAAGCGCGGCGTGCCCGACGTCTCCTTCGACGCCGACCCCAATAGCGGCGCGCTGGTCCTGGTCAACGGCGGCACTTCGCAGATCGGCGGCACCAGTCTGGCGGCGCCCTTGTTCACCGGCTTCTGGGCGCGGATAGAGTCGGCCAACGGCAACAACATCCACTCGCCGGCGCCGTCGATCTACAAATACTTCAAGGCCAACCCCGCGCTGTACCACGACGTCACCAGCGGCAGCAACGGCGCTTACAGCGCCGCCAAGGGCTGGGACTACACCACCGGCTGGGGCAGCCTGAACATCGCCAATCTGAACGCCTTCATCGCGCGGACCCCCGGTT
It contains:
- a CDS encoding S53 family peptidase — its product is MFAKQYTAALVSAAFFSIAAQAANLNWQSTNTLAHPVQTLTPQAQDSGEVAAGQSVHVAVALKVRNKAQLDALTQDILQGRSKRYLSKAEFLSQFSPTEAQAQTVVKHLQASGFRNIKVAPNRLLITADGSAATVKAGFQTSLHRYDINGRQAFANVANAQVPGALADIVLAVHGLQNVHQFHTALRHPTPQAFKTTSVSGHAPTDFPSIYNANSLPPASNTTVGIIAEGDLSQTLSDLQDFASGAGYGAVATSVINSGTPSSDTSGTEEWNLDSQDILAAAGGAVQQMNFYVAPSMTNADITAAFNAAVSDGTAKVVNVSLGECETSAQSDGMTASADQIFQAAVAQGQTFSVSTGDSGSYECGGRTARQSYPAVSPYVIAVGGTTLSTSGKTAYLSESTWNGGGGGPSYTENAPAWQSSAGVLTISKTKRGVPDVSFDADPNSGALVLVNGGTSQIGGTSLAAPLFTGFWARIESANGNNIHSPAPSIYKYFKANPALYHDVTSGSNGAYSAAKGWDYTTGWGSLNIANLNAFIARTPGF